Part of the Bacteriovorax stolpii genome, TTGAATCCACATCGGCAATCGTAAAAGCAATCGCTGATGTTGAAGTGTCTTCATTTGTTATTTGAGCAGAGATCGTTGAAATAGTTGGAGGATCATTAAAAGCATTAACTGTTACAGTAAAAGTCGATACTGCTGTTTTCGCAGGAAGTGGAGACCCCGTATCAGTTAACGTCAGAGTGATGTTGCTCGAACCAATTTGATTTGCGGCCGGAGTCACTGTCACATAACAACTTGTCCCCGATCCACTCACGACTACATTTGCCGCCGGAATAAGCGTTGTATTGGAAGAGGCCACTGTCACATTAGAACATGAAACAGTTGAGTCTGTATCTGCGACAGTAAAAGAAATATTAGAGATTGCAACTCCCTCTGTCGTTGTCTTAGCGCTGATTGGAGAAATCGTTGGAGGCTCATTACTTCCCGCAGGCGGAGCAGAGATAGAAAAACTGGCCCTCCCAGTCGTCGAGTTTTTTCCTCCGGCCACAACATTGTAATTAAAACTAGCGGCCCCTGTGTAAGCTGCCGCTCCTGTCACTCCAACTGTACAAACACCTAACTGATCACAGCTGCAGGCCTGAGTTACGCTCACGTGTGAAAGTTGAGAAAGTGAACAACTCGAAGCTAAGTCGTTGTCGATGCTTTCATAGGACAAAGTAATGATTGATTGAGTTTTTGATGGAACATCTGCCGGCGTGATGTTTTTAGCAATAAGACGATTAACCACCTCAGGCGAGCCTTTTACTTCTTCTTTTTTGGTCGAGTTTAAACAACCAACAAAAAGCAGTATTGATGAGAAGAGAATGACATTAATAAGCGTCTTAATCGGGATCATATATCCTCAATTAAGATTATAGGTTAAATAGTGGACTTAGCTAAAGGGGGAAACAGAAGAGGAAAAAAAGGTCACCAAACGCTTTGGCTTGGTGACCTAATTGATTTTGATAATTAACGAGAACGAGACTTACGTCCTGGGAATCTATGGCTTAGGTTTCCTAGGTACTTTCCTCTGATGTTCTTGATTGACTGGATTCTTTGCTCAGCCATTAAATCCGTAGCTTTGTACACCGGAATATTTTGCTCATCAGAAAGCTTGAAGATCTTCAAAGTTGTATCGTAGATCTTGTCTACCATCTTAGTTGCCTTCTCAGCTGACCATCCTTCGAATTCGATCGATACGTTCATTACCCCACCAGCGTTGATCAGGTAATCTGGAGCGTATAGGATGCCTTTTTCTTTTAGCATATCTCCGTGACGGTTTTCTGCAAGTTGGTTGTTAGCAGCACCACAGATGATCTTAGCTTTGATTCTGTCGATTGTTTGATCGTTAACAGTTGCACCAAGAGCACATGGAGCGTAGATGTCACACTTTACGTCGTAGATATCGTTTAGACCTACGAATTCAGCGTTAGGCACAGCTTCTTTGAAACGAGCGATGTTTGCTTCGTTCATATCAGTGAAAAGAACTTTCGCTCCTGATTCGTATAGGTGTCTTCCTAAGTGAGTTCCAACTGAACCTGCACCTTGAAGAGCAACAACTTTACCTTTTAGTGAACGGTCACCAAAAACTTTAAGAGCTGAAGCTTCCATCCCACGGAATACACCGCGAGCTGTCCATGGAGAAGGGTTACCAGATCCACCGTTGATTTCAGCAACACCTGTTACGTTGTTTGTTTCAGCGAAGATGAATTCCATATCATCAACTGTAGTGTTAACGTCTTCAGCTGTGATGTAACGACCGTTAAGAGACTCAACGAATCTTCCGTATGATCTGAAAAGCGCTTCAGATTTATCCTTTGTAGGATCTCCCATGATAACCGCTTTACCACCACCAAGGTTAAGACCTGAGATAGAGTTTTTGTAAGTCATACCGCGAGATAAACGAAGAGCATCTTCGATAGCATCGTCGATTGATTTGTAGTTCCACATTCTTGTTCCACCTAGAGCTGGACCAAGAGTAGTGTTGTGAATCGCTACGATAGCTTTTAGGCCGCATGAAGGGTCAGAGAAAAATACCACTTCTTCGTGTCCCAT contains:
- a CDS encoding Glu/Leu/Phe/Val family dehydrogenase codes for the protein MFTFEKLYSMGHEEVVFFSDPSCGLKAIVAIHNTTLGPALGGTRMWNYKSIDDAIEDALRLSRGMTYKNSISGLNLGGGKAVIMGDPTKDKSEALFRSYGRFVESLNGRYITAEDVNTTVDDMEFIFAETNNVTGVAEINGGSGNPSPWTARGVFRGMEASALKVFGDRSLKGKVVALQGAGSVGTHLGRHLYESGAKVLFTDMNEANIARFKEAVPNAEFVGLNDIYDVKCDIYAPCALGATVNDQTIDRIKAKIICGAANNQLAENRHGDMLKEKGILYAPDYLINAGGVMNVSIEFEGWSAEKATKMVDKIYDTTLKIFKLSDEQNIPVYKATDLMAEQRIQSIKNIRGKYLGNLSHRFPGRKSRSR